One region of Solanum pennellii chromosome 6, SPENNV200 genomic DNA includes:
- the LOC107023286 gene encoding ABC transporter G family member 32-like isoform X3, producing the protein MTVRETLEFSGRCQGVGFKHDLLMELLRRETNAGIIPDQDIDIFIKAVALGEQTSIVVDYILKILGLDICADTLVGDEMLKGISGGQKKRLTTGELLMGAPRVLLMDEISTGLDSSTTFQIIKYLKYTTCAFDGTTLVSLLQPDPETYSLFDDIILLSEGQIIYQGPRETALEFFKFMGFKCPSRKNVADFLQELTSEKDQGQYWFLNSQYSYVSATKFAEGFQSFHVGNALAQELAIPFDKRDGHPAALSSSTYGVKKSELLKISFDWQLLLLKRNSAVLVFKVTQLFLIILIMMSVFFRSTMHHDTLEDGAVYLGALYFAILMVLFNGFLEVPMLIAKLPVLYKQRDLHFYPCWIYTLPSWLLSIPTSLLESIIWVAATYYVVGFDPQITRCFRQFLLYFSLHQMSIGLFRVMASLGRNMIVANTFGSFAMLVVMALGGFVISRDSIPSWWIWGYWFSPLMYAQNSASVNEFRGHSWDKRFRDNISLGQMLLKVRSLFPENYWYWIGVGALIGYIIVFNVLFTIFLTYLNPLGSQQAVVSKKNTQNKDKEHESEDNIVPFGEFLNHSHSFTGREIKKRRGMVLPFEPLSMCFKEISYYVDVPMELKLQGLVGDKLQLLVNVTGAFRPGVLTALVGVSGAGKTTLMDVLAGRKTGGHITGNIYISGHPKKQETFARVSGYCEQNDVHSPCLTIHESLLFSAWLRLSSQVDVKTQKAFVEEVMELVELTSLRGALVGLPGVDGLSTEQRKRLTIAVELVANPSIVFMDEPTSGLDARSAAIVMRTVRNIVDTGRTIVCTIHQPSIDIFESFDELLLMKRGGQLIYAGSLGNRSCKLIQYFEEIQGVHRIRSGQNPAAWVLEVTSSAEENRLGVDFADIYRKSTLFQQNEEMVESLSKPQEGSAELYFSSKYSQSFFGQFLACLWKQNLSYWRNPQYTAVRFFYTVIISLMFGSICWKFGSKRSTQQDILNAMGSMYAAVLFIGITNASSVQPVVFIERFVSYRERAAGMYSALPFAFAQVTIEFPYVFIQTLIYSAIFYFMASFEWNVWKFVWYIYFMYFTLLYFTLFGMMTTSVSPNHNIAAILAAPFYMMWNLFSGFMISRMRIPIYWRWYYWANPVAWSLYGLLTSQYGEVNEHLTLADGVHTVSIKRFIKEQFGYRQEFLGTAGVAVIGFCIIFAVTFAFAIKFFNFQRR; encoded by the exons ATGACAGTTAGAGAGACACTTGAGTTTTCTGGACGTTGCCAGGGTGTCGGTTTTAAGCATG ATTTGCTTATGGAACTTCTAAGAAGAGAGACGAATGCTGGAATAATTCCTGATCAagatattgatatttttattaag GCAGTAGCATTGGGAGAACAGACAAGTATAGTTGTAGATTACATTCTAAAG ATTTTAGGATTGGATATTTGTGCGGATACATTAGTAGGAGATGAAATGCTGAAAGGGATTTCAGGGGGACAGAAGAAGCGGCTCACTACTG GTGAGTTACTAATGGGTGCACCAAGGGTACTCTTAATGGATGAAATCTCAACGGGGCTAGATAGTTCAACTACCTTTCAAATCATCAAGTACTTAAAGTACACGACTTGCGCATTTGATGGGACTACCCTGGTTTCTTTATTGCAACCTGACCCTGAAACTTACTCTCTCTTTGATGATATAATTCTTTTAAGTGAGGGCCAAATCATTTATCAAGGTCCTCGCGAAACTGCGCTTGAGTTCTTTAAATTTATGGGTTTCAAATGCCCCTCCAGGAAAAATGTTGCTGATTTTCTTCAAGAG TTAACATCTGAAAAAGATCAAGGGCAGTATTGGTTTCTCAATAGTCAGTACAGCTATGTATCAGCAACAAAGTTTGCTGAGGGGTTTCAATCCTTTCATGTTGGTAATGCATTGGCACAAGAACTAGCTATTCCATTTGACAAACGTGACGGTCATCCAGCAGCTCTGTCCTCTAGTACTTATGGTGTGAAAAAGTCTGAGCTTCTTAAGATCAGTTTTGACTGGCAGTTGCTATTATTAAAGCGAAACTCTGCTGTGCTCGTTTTCAAAGTCACACAG CTCTTTCTGATTATCTTGATAATGATGAGTGTGTTCTTCCGTTCGACAATGCATCATGATACACTTGAAGATGGAGCTGTTTACCTTGGTGCTCTCTACTTTGCAATTCTTATGGTTCTTTTCAATGGTTTCTTGGAGGTGCCCATGCTGATAGCCAAACTTCCCGTTCTTTACAAGCAGAGAGATTTACATTTCTACCCATGTTGGATATATACTCTTCCGTCTTGGCTTTTGAGTATACCCACCTCACTTTTAGAGTCCATTATTTGGGTTGCAGCTACATACTATGTGGTTGGCTTTGATCCTCAAATAACCAG GTGCTTCCGTCAGTTTCTGTTGTACTTCTCATTGCATCAGATGTCAATAGGACTTTTCCGTGTGATGGCATCACTAGGCAGAAATATGATAGTTGCTAATACCTTTGGATCTTTTGCAATGTTGGTTGTCATGGCTCTCGGAGGATTTGTTATCTCAAGAG ATAGCATCCCAAGTTGGTGGATTTGGGGTTACTGGTTTTCCCCTTTGATGTATGCCCAGAATTCAGCTTCAGTGAATGAGTTCCGTGGCCATTCTTGGGATAAG AGATTTAGGGACAACATATCTCTGGGTCAGATGTTATTGAAGGTTCGTAGCTTATTTCCAGAGAACTATTGGTATTGGATCGGTGTTGGTGCATTGATTGGGTATATAATAGTGTTCAACGTCCTCTTCACGATATTTCTGACTTACCTCAACC CATTAGGGAGCCAGCAAGCAGTTGTTTCAAAGAAAAACACCCAAAACAAGGACAAGGAACATGAGAGTGAAGATAACATTGTTCCATTTGGAGAGTTTTTGAACCATTCACACTCATTCACTG GAAGAGAGATCAAGAAACGAAGAGGCATGGTTCTTCCGTTCGAGCCTCTTTCTATGTGTTTTAAGGAGATCAGTTACTACGTTGACGTTCCCATG GAGCTTAAGCTACAGGGGCTAGTAGGAGATAAACTGCAGTTACTAGTCAATGTTACTGGCGCATTTAGGCCGGGCGTGCTTACTGCATTAGTTGGTGTCAGTGGTGCTGGTAAAACTACTCTGATGGATGTTTTAGCTGGAAGGAAAACTGGTGGTCATATAACAGGCAATATCTATATTTCTGGACACCCGAAGAAGCAGGAAACTTTTGCAAGAGTATCCGGATATTGTGAGCAGAATGATGTTCATTCCCCTTGCTTAACTATCCATGAGTCACTACTGTTTTCTGCTTGGCTCCGGCTATCTTCTCAGGTTGACGTGAAAACACAAAAG GCTTTTGTTGAAGAGGTTATGGAGCTAGTAGAACTAACTTCATTACGTGGAGCTTTAGTTGGCCTACCCGGAGTAGATGGATTGTCAACAGAGCAAAGGAAAAGGTTGACGATTGCGGTTGAGCTTGTAGCCAATCCTTCAATAGTTTTTATGGATGAACCTACTTCAGGACTAGATGCCCGGTCTGCAGCCATTGTAATGAGAACAGTGAGAAACATTGTCGACACTGGAAGAACAATCGTCTGCACCATCCATCAGCCTAGTATAGATATCTTCGAATCATTTGACGAG CTTTTGCTCATGAAAAGAGGTGGACAGCTCATTTATGCTGGTTCACTAGGGAACAGATCATGCAAGCTTATTCAGTATTTTGAG GAAATTCAAGGAGTTCACAGAATTAGGTCTGGACAGAACCCTGCTGCTTGGGTTCTTGAAGTTACTTCTTCAGCAGAAGAAAATCGCCTCGGTGTAGATTTTGCTGACATTTATCGAAAATCAACTTTGTTCCA GCAAAATGAGGAAATGGTTGAAAGTTTAAGCAAACCACAAGAAGGTTCAGCTGAGCTATATTTCTCAAGCAAGTACTCTCAGTCCTTTTTCGGACAATTTCTTGCATGTCTATGGAAGCAAAACCTGTCCTACTGGCGAAATCCACAGTATACTGCTGTGCGCTTCTTCTACACGGTCATAATCTCATTGATGTTTGGAAGTATATGCTGGAAGTTTGGTTCTAAGAG GAGTACTCAGCAGGACATATTAAATGCTATGGGATCCATGTATGCCGCTGTTCTTTTCATTGGAATCACGAACGCTTCCTCTGTCCAACCTGTAGTATTTATTGAGAGGTTCGTCTCATATCGTGAAAGAGCAGCCGGGATGTACTCAGCTCTACCCTTTGCATTTGCACAG GTCACAATTGAGTTTCcatatgttttcattcaaacaCTGATCTATAGTGCCATATTCTACTTCATGGCATCTTTCGAGTGGAACGTCTGGAAGTTTGTTTGGTACATATACTTCATGTACTTCACACTTCTATACTTCACGCTCTTCGGTATGATGACAACTTCAGTCTCTCCAAACCATAACATTGCTGCAATTCTTGCTGCACCATTCTACATGATGTGGAATTTGTTCAGCGGATTCATGATTTCTCGAATG AGAATTCCTATTTATTGGAGATGGTATTATTGGGCTAATCCAGTAGCATGGAGTTTATATGGACTTTTAACATCACAATATGGAGAAGTAAATGAACATCTTACGCTCGCTGATGGTGTTCATACAGTATCAATAAAAAGGTTCATTAAAGAACAATTTGGATATAGGCAAGAATTCTTAGGCACTGCTGGTGTTGCAGTTATTGGTTTCTGTATAATCTTTGCAGTAACCTTTGCTTTTGCAATCAAATTCTTCAATTTCCAGAGAAGATAA